From the genome of Spirosomataceae bacterium TFI 002, one region includes:
- a CDS encoding Starch-binding associating with outer membrane: protein MKNINKIAFILLLTAAFSCSTDDLLDKAPKSSFSGQGFYKSSSDAQAGVYGIYDALQSTLSSNFAYWGEGRADAINTNHSGDPQLLAQNNLNQTMRTASWNNLYETISRANYAIKYIPTVFPNGGPASNQLTGQARALRALSYFYAVRVWGDVPLITEPYESVEQDFFVKRTDKEVVLDQIEADLIFASENCQSNFGGERDRVLITQGGANAILTQVYMWRNNYEKAVVTADKVLNNSLYSLVSINDWSKIFTSGFSNESIFEIGYNEVQTNFLRVLYALGSDSDYFPSTSFKNAFEDGDARESLIYDVTEGNPRKIWKFFGQGFSDESADPSSNNIVLVRLADIMLLKAEALNKLGNQEEALKLLNVIRKRATLPELTLTDANSAYGNLENAILHERLIELSYEGHRWFDLVRTGKAIEVMQPINGLSDEANFVWPIHDDALNRNPNLNQNAFY, encoded by the coding sequence ATGAAAAATATTAATAAAATAGCATTTATACTTTTACTTACTGCTGCGTTTTCTTGTTCCACAGATGACCTTTTAGACAAAGCACCAAAAAGTAGTTTTTCTGGACAAGGTTTTTATAAATCTAGTAGCGATGCTCAAGCGGGTGTATACGGAATATACGATGCATTGCAGTCTACATTGTCCTCTAACTTCGCATATTGGGGCGAAGGTCGTGCAGATGCAATAAATACGAATCACTCAGGTGATCCACAATTGCTTGCTCAGAATAACCTCAACCAAACAATGAGAACTGCTAGCTGGAATAATCTTTATGAGACGATCAGCAGAGCAAACTATGCGATTAAATATATACCAACAGTTTTTCCAAATGGAGGACCAGCCTCTAATCAACTCACTGGTCAAGCAAGAGCTCTACGTGCCTTGTCTTATTTCTACGCAGTGAGAGTATGGGGTGATGTGCCATTAATTACTGAGCCTTACGAAAGTGTTGAGCAAGATTTCTTCGTGAAAAGAACTGACAAAGAAGTTGTTCTTGATCAAATTGAGGCTGATTTGATTTTTGCATCAGAAAACTGTCAGAGCAATTTTGGTGGCGAAAGAGATAGAGTTTTAATTACACAAGGAGGAGCTAATGCAATATTGACTCAGGTTTACATGTGGCGAAATAACTACGAGAAAGCAGTTGTAACTGCGGATAAGGTTTTAAATAACAGCCTTTACTCGTTGGTATCAATAAATGATTGGTCAAAGATTTTTACTTCAGGATTTTCGAATGAAAGTATTTTTGAAATCGGCTACAATGAGGTACAAACCAACTTCCTAAGAGTACTATATGCTTTGGGTTCTGATAGCGATTACTTCCCAAGTACATCTTTCAAGAATGCTTTTGAAGACGGAGATGCTAGAGAAAGCCTGATCTATGACGTAACAGAAGGTAATCCACGTAAGATCTGGAAGTTCTTTGGACAAGGGTTCAGTGACGAAAGTGCTGACCCATCAAGTAACAATATCGTTTTGGTTCGATTGGCGGATATCATGCTTCTTAAAGCAGAGGCTCTTAACAAACTTGGAAATCAAGAAGAAGCTTTAAAGCTTCTAAACGTAATCAGAAAAAGAGCTACGCTGCCTGAGCTAACATTGACAGATGCTAACAGTGCTTACGGAAATCTGGAAAACGCAATCTTACATGAGCGATTAATTGAGCTTTCTTATGAAGGACATCGTTGGTTTGATTTGGTGAGAACTGGCAAGGCAATTGAGGTGATGCAGCCTATCAATGGTCTTAGCGACGAAGCCAATTTTGTTTGGCCTATACATGATGATGCTTTGAACCGCAATCCAAATCTTAATCAAAATGCTTTTTATTGA
- a CDS encoding Glycosyl hydrolase family 20, catalytic domain — MNIGFSQPFVGENSTQVNSEFAIKGFHLDLRIQVMTPQALREFADELSALGMNTLVMEWEGTYPYKSHATIANEFSYTEAEISDFIAYCENLKINVIPLQQSLGHVEYILRNQRYTELKEDRKDISQLCPMEVEANRALFSDLFSELAATHNSDYIHIGGDETYLLGHCEKCKAKVEKVGKSKLFVDHMKLITELVIAAGKKPVMWADIILKHPESASELPKETIFIDWNYGWRINHFGDVPGLQEKGFTFWGSPSIRSHPDNWYVTDWTTHFKNQKEFIPYGREAGYKGMVMTSWSTTGVYGFTWDVNYDVIDMEQVRNTYPMSGFRILIASYAEALNQEEPVNPEAFVLRYGKERFGLLSQEAEVMRDFIFAKPELVKNGAPERSENVAEMQRYFNDIRVRINKVKPKKNVEEFEHFKLMADLRMHYLDFKKVEEQYNSEDFSISKSALLVKDLDKVLKDAKKLNKRFFKLNKGFLYDSELHEQNELRVQPVRVLRKRLAKIK; from the coding sequence TTGAACATTGGTTTTTCACAACCTTTTGTGGGTGAGAATTCAACACAAGTGAACTCAGAGTTTGCGATCAAAGGCTTTCACCTAGATTTGCGGATTCAGGTTATGACTCCACAGGCTTTAAGAGAGTTTGCCGATGAACTTTCTGCATTAGGAATGAATACCTTAGTTATGGAGTGGGAGGGAACTTACCCTTATAAAAGTCACGCTACCATTGCCAATGAGTTTTCTTACACGGAAGCAGAAATTAGTGACTTTATTGCTTATTGCGAAAATTTGAAAATCAATGTAATCCCGCTTCAGCAAAGTCTGGGGCATGTAGAATACATTTTAAGAAATCAGCGATATACAGAGTTAAAAGAAGACAGGAAGGACATTTCGCAGCTTTGTCCAATGGAAGTAGAAGCCAATAGGGCTTTATTTTCTGATCTATTTTCAGAACTTGCTGCTACTCACAATTCAGATTATATCCATATAGGTGGAGACGAAACCTATCTACTTGGACATTGCGAAAAGTGCAAAGCCAAAGTGGAGAAAGTTGGAAAATCAAAGTTGTTCGTGGATCACATGAAGCTAATTACCGAACTCGTAATTGCAGCAGGTAAAAAGCCAGTTATGTGGGCCGATATCATTTTGAAGCATCCTGAGTCAGCTTCGGAATTACCAAAAGAAACCATCTTTATTGATTGGAACTATGGCTGGAGGATTAATCATTTCGGAGATGTGCCAGGCTTGCAGGAAAAAGGATTTACTTTTTGGGGCTCTCCATCCATAAGAAGCCATCCAGATAATTGGTACGTGACTGATTGGACAACTCACTTTAAGAACCAAAAGGAATTTATTCCATACGGTCGTGAGGCTGGCTACAAAGGAATGGTCATGACATCGTGGTCAACTACTGGTGTTTATGGTTTTACATGGGATGTGAACTATGATGTAATCGACATGGAGCAGGTTAGAAACACCTACCCAATGTCAGGTTTTAGGATATTGATTGCCAGCTATGCTGAAGCACTAAATCAAGAAGAGCCAGTTAATCCTGAAGCATTTGTCTTGAGATATGGTAAAGAGCGTTTTGGATTATTAAGTCAAGAAGCAGAAGTAATGCGTGATTTTATTTTTGCAAAACCTGAACTCGTGAAAAACGGTGCTCCAGAACGAAGTGAAAACGTGGCAGAAATGCAGCGTTACTTCAATGATATACGAGTAAGAATTAATAAAGTAAAACCGAAGAAAAACGTTGAAGAGTTTGAGCACTTTAAGCTCATGGCTGACTTGCGAATGCACTACTTGGATTTCAAAAAAGTAGAAGAGCAATATAACTCCGAAGATTTTTCTATTTCAAAGTCCGCTTTACTTGTAAAAGACTTAGACAAGGTGCTCAAAGATGCGAAAAAGCTAAACAAACGATTTTTTAAATTGAATAAGGGTTTTTTATACGATTCTGAGCTGCATGAGCAAAACGAATTGAGAGTGCAACCTGTACGAGTACTCCGCAAGAGGTTGGCAAAAATCAAATAA
- a CDS encoding glucosamine-6-phosphate deaminase — protein sequence MIDFQYNINVYPNGKSTGEAAGKAIEACIVDLQKSKEDIRIVFAAAPSQDSTLAYLSQSSVIDWSRVTAFHMDEYLGLANGAPQLFSSYLERNIFSNIELKAKHIIDATADIDSEVKRYTQLLNEGPIDVVCLGIGENGHIAFNDPPVADFDDEQVVKMVELDKECRIQQVNDGCFPSFDDVPKKALTLTIPTLLKGENLFCVVLGSLKSSAVKDALTGPISTDCPASILTTHANCKFYFDKAAFEQLPAKELSNLTA from the coding sequence ATGATTGATTTTCAGTATAATATTAATGTTTACCCCAATGGTAAATCCACAGGTGAAGCTGCAGGAAAGGCAATAGAGGCTTGTATCGTAGATTTACAGAAAAGCAAAGAGGATATAAGGATTGTTTTTGCGGCAGCTCCTTCTCAAGACAGTACACTTGCGTATTTATCGCAATCGAGTGTAATTGATTGGAGTAGAGTAACAGCTTTTCATATGGATGAGTATTTGGGTTTGGCAAATGGTGCCCCTCAATTGTTTTCGTCATATTTGGAAAGAAATATTTTCTCCAATATAGAATTGAAAGCGAAGCACATCATTGATGCGACTGCTGATATTGATTCTGAGGTAAAAAGATACACTCAGCTTCTTAATGAAGGGCCTATAGATGTGGTTTGTCTAGGAATAGGCGAGAACGGTCACATTGCTTTCAATGATCCTCCCGTGGCAGATTTTGATGACGAGCAAGTTGTGAAAATGGTAGAATTGGACAAGGAATGCCGAATACAGCAAGTAAATGATGGCTGTTTTCCCTCTTTTGATGATGTGCCCAAAAAAGCATTAACACTCACAATACCAACCTTACTCAAGGGAGAAAACCTATTCTGTGTTGTATTGGGCTCTCTAAAAAGTAGTGCTGTAAAGGATGCCCTTACAGGTCCAATATCTACTGATTGCCCTGCATCAATTCTTACAACACACGCTAATTGTAAATTTTATTTTGACAAAGCTGCTTTTGAGCAATTGCCAGCAAAAGAGTTGTCAAACTTAACTGCATAA
- a CDS encoding Na+/proline symporter yields MQQLDWIVLSIYFLMLISIGVWAFFKVRNASDFYTAGGNLPWWLSGISHHVSGYSGAVFVAYAGIAYKYGFSLYVWWAFTVGLATLIAAFYIAPRWSRLRIYAGIQSPTEYLLTRYNLSTQQLIAWTGSIIKVFDTGGKLAAIAVLLNVFSGASITFGILLVGAVSLIYITIGGLLADVWNDFAQFIVQILAGVTMFVMIVFKLGDGVGGIFTMWDRLPEGNSDFFNEPYTPLFMVVLLVINFFSYSGGTWNLATRFISSSSGKTAKKAAILSSILYFIWPLILLYPMFAAPIFLENLADPTLSYGMMVTEFLPRGLVGLVLASLFANTLSMTASDSNTVSAVISRDILPNIFPSIRSFSSEKALRLARITTCCFMILTVVTALNAGSFGGVFGLLISWFAALLGPISIPMILGLLPAFKNSDGKAAVISIVGGLLTFIVLKLNPIDILALEIGGPTLVSFLLFWIYGLISKKEAPESVNELLINLKGTN; encoded by the coding sequence ATGCAGCAACTTGACTGGATAGTATTATCTATCTATTTTTTGATGCTTATATCCATAGGGGTGTGGGCGTTTTTTAAAGTACGTAACGCATCAGATTTCTACACTGCAGGAGGTAATTTGCCTTGGTGGTTATCTGGCATTTCTCATCATGTATCTGGTTATAGTGGTGCAGTTTTCGTGGCGTATGCAGGTATTGCCTACAAATACGGCTTTAGCTTATATGTGTGGTGGGCGTTTACAGTTGGTTTGGCGACTTTAATCGCTGCCTTTTACATTGCTCCTAGGTGGTCAAGATTGCGAATATATGCAGGCATACAATCACCTACAGAATATTTATTAACTCGTTACAACTTAAGCACACAACAGCTGATAGCATGGACGGGGTCGATAATAAAAGTTTTTGATACTGGCGGAAAGCTAGCAGCAATTGCGGTACTTCTCAATGTTTTTAGTGGGGCATCTATCACATTTGGAATTCTTTTGGTTGGAGCAGTTTCTCTTATTTATATTACCATTGGTGGCTTACTGGCAGACGTATGGAACGACTTTGCTCAATTTATAGTACAGATTTTGGCAGGTGTTACCATGTTCGTAATGATCGTGTTTAAGCTAGGCGATGGAGTAGGGGGGATTTTTACCATGTGGGATCGTTTGCCCGAAGGAAATTCTGACTTTTTCAATGAGCCCTATACACCCTTATTTATGGTGGTGTTATTGGTTATTAATTTCTTTAGTTACAGTGGTGGAACTTGGAATCTCGCCACACGATTTATCTCATCTTCGTCTGGCAAGACGGCAAAAAAAGCGGCTATACTTTCTTCTATTTTGTATTTTATTTGGCCTTTGATATTATTATATCCAATGTTTGCCGCACCCATTTTCTTGGAGAACCTTGCAGACCCTACACTTTCATACGGGATGATGGTAACAGAGTTTTTGCCTAGAGGTTTAGTAGGCTTGGTTTTGGCTTCACTATTTGCAAATACATTGTCCATGACTGCGTCGGACTCCAATACAGTTTCGGCTGTGATCAGTAGAGATATTTTGCCAAATATCTTTCCATCGATAAGGTCATTTTCTAGCGAAAAAGCACTTCGACTTGCTCGAATTACTACTTGTTGTTTTATGATACTAACTGTTGTAACTGCACTCAATGCAGGGTCATTTGGTGGTGTATTTGGGTTGTTGATCTCTTGGTTTGCGGCTCTACTTGGGCCTATTTCTATACCAATGATATTAGGGTTGCTGCCAGCCTTTAAAAATAGCGATGGCAAAGCAGCTGTAATTTCTATTGTAGGTGGCTTATTAACCTTTATTGTTCTTAAACTTAATCCGATAGATATTCTCGCATTGGAAATTGGCGGGCCTACTTTGGTTTCATTCTTATTATTCTGGATTTATGGCTTAATAAGTAAAAAGGAAGCTCCTGAGTCTGTAAACGAACTGCTCATTAACTTAAAGGGTACAAATTGA
- a CDS encoding Cadherin-like, whose protein sequence is MKNYISQSRLLLSATVIALSAIFNSCEIQEDFTYQKSNSTGQLNVTAWDFIQNTPALESLEKAIRLTNLEDLYQDNEVRTFIAPTNEAFDNYLKNNAYLTLEDVPLPILRNTIKYHVVNNRVVFTDPALFESNQNIAYQTENGQVMYLSHNTNFVGEINRGTSKTWQITTSNIEPMEDAMHIVNDIVYFSAPSGNLDLPDLSVERDTIFPIYDTYINGGSSSSKNFGGDILMKVKNVTGNGDYDRKAYMMFDFKDFKKPGVITDVKLEMGVKFTAAKGVSMNLFAIPDTSWTEMGLTFDSATLPSGSPIASVTTKKVSQFDFNVTDFYNNIGKKRVTLALDGQEGSDETDEFATVENKTIPAPMLIATLASGNSTLSLETNTGFTGTKGGAFVWNKGVLETTGAAAADIIYIVEETPKNGWLIKGASILKVGDRFTQNDIDLMNLVYINNDMGTSDSVVLSARDKAGASLKAFTVSISF, encoded by the coding sequence ATGAAGAATTACATATCACAATCACGGTTACTTTTGAGTGCTACGGTCATCGCTTTATCGGCTATTTTTAATAGCTGTGAAATACAAGAAGACTTCACTTACCAAAAAAGTAATTCGACGGGACAATTAAATGTTACCGCATGGGATTTTATTCAAAATACACCAGCTTTAGAGTCATTGGAGAAAGCCATTAGGTTAACTAATCTTGAAGATTTGTACCAAGATAATGAAGTTAGAACTTTCATTGCCCCAACTAATGAGGCGTTTGATAATTACTTGAAAAACAACGCATACTTAACTTTAGAAGATGTGCCGTTGCCTATTTTAAGAAATACAATTAAATATCACGTTGTAAATAATAGGGTAGTTTTTACTGATCCAGCTCTTTTTGAAAGTAATCAAAATATTGCATATCAAACCGAAAATGGTCAAGTGATGTACTTGTCTCACAACACAAATTTTGTTGGTGAAATAAACAGAGGAACTAGTAAAACCTGGCAAATAACAACTTCCAATATAGAACCTATGGAAGATGCCATGCATATAGTTAACGATATAGTTTACTTTTCTGCTCCTTCTGGCAATTTAGATCTTCCAGACTTATCTGTTGAGCGAGATACCATTTTCCCTATTTACGATACCTATATCAATGGTGGTAGTAGCAGCAGCAAAAACTTCGGAGGAGATATTCTGATGAAAGTGAAGAACGTTACTGGAAATGGTGATTATGACAGAAAAGCCTACATGATGTTTGATTTCAAGGATTTCAAAAAGCCAGGAGTAATCACAGATGTGAAGCTTGAAATGGGCGTAAAGTTCACAGCTGCTAAAGGTGTGAGTATGAATCTATTTGCTATTCCAGACACATCTTGGACAGAGATGGGCCTTACTTTTGACAGTGCGACGCTTCCATCAGGCAGTCCAATTGCGAGTGTGACAACCAAGAAAGTTAGCCAGTTTGACTTTAACGTAACGGATTTTTACAATAATATAGGAAAGAAAAGAGTTACACTTGCCTTAGATGGTCAAGAAGGAAGCGATGAAACAGATGAGTTTGCAACGGTAGAAAACAAAACTATTCCTGCTCCTATGTTGATCGCAACATTGGCCTCTGGCAACAGTACACTTTCATTAGAAACAAACACTGGATTCACAGGGACAAAAGGTGGGGCTTTCGTGTGGAATAAAGGAGTATTGGAAACAACAGGTGCAGCTGCCGCAGATATCATTTATATAGTAGAGGAAACACCTAAGAATGGTTGGTTAATCAAAGGAGCAAGCATCCTAAAGGTTGGAGATCGCTTTACTCAAAACGACATCGACTTGATGAACTTAGTATACATCAACAATGACATGGGTACTTCGGATTCGGTTGTACTTTCTGCACGTGATAAAGCAGGTGCTAGTTTGAAAGCGTTCACAGTTTCAATTTCCTTTTAA
- a CDS encoding hexosaminidase, which produces MKILFLLTFTLSIAFGQKQIQVIPQPNEISYGSGEYYVRKNIAIVALKELSNEAEFLAEVLEKGFERKTKIRSNGKGIHLKLIPDENSLLGKEGYTMSVGKSGIEIAAGTPTGIFRGIQTFRQLLPVSFEFGGLEEKVAFPYVTISDKPQFAWRAFMLDESRHFQGVDQVKKMLDQMAYLKMNKFHWHLTDDQGWRIEIKKYPKLTEIGSVRKDTQVARRSEERTGVPHSGFYTQEEIKEIIEYATARHITVIPEIEMPGHAIAAVAAYPWLGSLGTTNEVTVLFGKMEESFNISDPKVIDFLKDVLDEVIALFPGQVVHVGGDEVNFGPWEKSPDTQAFMAKNGLKSPADLQVYFTNQISNYIDSKGKRMMGWNEIMGKEIHEERTSEAVEVQQKLAKSAIVHFWKGDLSLINQAVESGYDVVNSNHWDTYMDYTFGRLPLSKSYAFNPIPEGLDEKYHKHILGSGTQVWTEYLPTNESLEKQVFPRLAAYSEVGWTSVQNKDFERFTNSLELLKRKWSLEGIYFTN; this is translated from the coding sequence ATGAAAATTCTCTTTTTATTAACCTTTACACTTTCGATAGCTTTTGGTCAAAAACAAATTCAAGTTATTCCTCAACCCAATGAAATTTCATATGGATCTGGGGAGTATTATGTTCGAAAAAATATAGCTATCGTTGCTTTAAAAGAACTAAGCAATGAGGCCGAGTTTTTAGCTGAAGTCCTAGAGAAAGGTTTTGAGAGAAAAACTAAAATTAGAAGTAATGGCAAGGGAATTCATTTGAAATTGATTCCTGATGAAAATAGTTTACTCGGGAAGGAGGGTTATACAATGTCGGTAGGTAAATCAGGAATTGAGATAGCAGCCGGAACACCCACGGGTATCTTTCGTGGAATTCAAACTTTCAGGCAATTGCTTCCAGTTAGCTTTGAGTTTGGAGGGTTGGAAGAAAAGGTTGCGTTTCCGTATGTAACCATTAGTGACAAACCACAATTTGCGTGGAGAGCCTTTATGCTCGATGAGTCAAGGCATTTTCAGGGTGTGGATCAGGTAAAAAAAATGCTCGATCAAATGGCCTATTTGAAAATGAATAAGTTTCATTGGCATTTGACGGATGATCAAGGCTGGAGAATAGAAATTAAAAAGTATCCAAAACTGACCGAAATAGGCTCAGTTAGAAAAGATACGCAAGTTGCACGCCGAAGCGAAGAAAGAACTGGAGTGCCACACAGCGGCTTTTATACACAGGAAGAAATCAAAGAAATTATTGAGTATGCAACTGCTCGTCACATCACTGTAATTCCCGAAATAGAGATGCCAGGGCACGCCATTGCAGCGGTAGCTGCTTATCCATGGTTGGGATCATTGGGTACAACGAATGAAGTGACAGTCCTTTTTGGGAAAATGGAAGAATCATTCAACATCTCCGACCCTAAAGTAATTGATTTTTTAAAAGATGTACTTGATGAGGTCATTGCCCTTTTTCCAGGTCAGGTGGTGCATGTAGGTGGAGATGAAGTAAATTTTGGACCATGGGAGAAGTCGCCTGATACTCAAGCGTTCATGGCTAAGAATGGCTTGAAATCTCCTGCTGATTTACAAGTCTATTTTACCAATCAAATTTCAAACTACATCGATAGCAAAGGTAAACGTATGATGGGCTGGAACGAGATAATGGGAAAAGAAATTCACGAAGAACGTACTAGTGAAGCCGTGGAGGTACAGCAGAAGCTTGCTAAATCAGCAATAGTGCATTTTTGGAAAGGTGACTTGAGTTTGATAAATCAGGCTGTGGAGTCTGGTTACGACGTGGTAAATTCAAATCACTGGGATACTTACATGGATTATACTTTTGGACGCTTACCACTATCAAAGTCGTATGCTTTTAACCCAATTCCCGAGGGGCTGGATGAGAAATACCACAAGCACATTTTAGGTTCTGGCACGCAAGTGTGGACGGAATACTTACCAACAAATGAAAGCCTAGAAAAACAAGTATTTCCTCGCTTAGCGGCATATTCAGAAGTTGGTTGGACTTCAGTCCAAAACAAAGATTTTGAAAGGTTTACCAATTCATTGGAATTGCTAAAACGCAAGTGGAGCTTAGAAGGGATATACTTTACCAACTAA